Proteins encoded within one genomic window of Armatimonadota bacterium:
- a CDS encoding ATP-binding cassette domain-containing protein, with product MVRTESLSKVFIDPKRGDVKAVQDATFEANAGQIVGLLGKNGAGKSTLLRMLSTVLTPSGGRAWVNDFDIVKQPTEVRRSIGFMSTSTALYGRMSPREILAYFGELYGLQGATLKSKVDELISRLDIGSYADGLCDKLSTGQKQRVNIARTLIHDPQVLFFDEPTSGLDVVMSQDVMRFVEQERERGKTIIYCTHIMSEVERLCDHIVCIHDGELKGQGSIEALKAQTGESSLEKAFLNVVGYSREVVA from the coding sequence ATGGTTCGCACTGAGTCACTTTCAAAAGTCTTCATCGACCCCAAACGTGGCGACGTGAAAGCCGTCCAAGATGCCACGTTTGAAGCGAACGCGGGCCAAATAGTAGGGTTACTCGGAAAGAACGGCGCAGGCAAATCGACCCTGCTTAGGATGCTTTCCACGGTTCTCACTCCGTCAGGCGGACGCGCCTGGGTCAATGATTTTGACATCGTCAAGCAGCCCACCGAGGTCCGGCGGAGCATCGGGTTCATGTCTACTTCAACCGCCCTATATGGGCGGATGTCCCCCCGGGAAATTCTCGCCTACTTTGGAGAACTCTACGGGTTGCAGGGCGCGACACTCAAGTCGAAAGTGGATGAACTCATCTCACGCTTAGATATTGGCTCGTACGCCGACGGCCTCTGCGATAAACTCAGTACCGGACAGAAACAGCGAGTCAACATCGCTCGGACGCTGATCCATGATCCCCAAGTGCTGTTCTTCGACGAACCCACCAGCGGCCTCGATGTCGTGATGAGCCAGGATGTCATGCGTTTTGTGGAGCAAGAGCGCGAGCGAGGCAAGACGATCATCTACTGCACGCACATCATGAGCGAGGTGGAACGTCTATGCGATCACATAGTTTGTATCCACGACGGCGAACTCAAGGGCCAGGGCTCGATTGAAGCGCTCA